Genomic segment of Nothobranchius furzeri strain GRZ-AD chromosome 12, NfurGRZ-RIMD1, whole genome shotgun sequence:
TCTCATTTGTGCTGCAGAGTGGCCTGCAACCTGATGCTGAAGGTGAGGCAAAACAGAAAGCACTACGCAAAAATCAGGACTCTGCTCTTAAACTGCATCAAACTTCTTGATGAGGAGAAGCATCCTCAGGTATATGTGGGGGTTTAAGGTTTGTTTTTGGGATCGACAAGTGAAACCACGTCGATGTGAACGAACTCAACTGCATTCCCGATGCCCTTGTTCCCAGATCATTGCCTCTGTCTACTACATGCTGTCAGAGCTGTTCCGGCTGGATGAGCCTCCTGATGAAGACGGGGAGTCGCTGCGGGCCGGCGGCTTAGAAGACAGCTACAGTGATGAAGACAGGGAGGAAGAAGAGGGGGAGGAGGATGATCTGACGGAGGACAGCGATGAGAACGGATCCTATAGTAACTGCTCCAGGCCTCAGGATGACAGTAAGGCGGTGGCCGTGATTCGTTCTGTGGTGGAGCTGTCGGTTCCTGAGAAATACAAATCAACTCACCAGATCAGAGTGAGTGACTCGTTACTTCCTGCCTTTGTCTCCCCACGCAGTGAAAGGAGGAGAGTGGAGATTACACACAATAATAATGAAgtaagtttgtttattttttacatttgttgCAGCCAAGTTGTGCTTTTCCTGTTTCTCAAGACAAGGAGGAGCGATGCAGACACGTCCTGAGCTACGTTTTAAAGGTAATAACTAGACAAGTGGTTTCAGTCTCGGGGAGCAAAAGATCTGAATGATTATGTCAGATTTATTCTGCACGGTGCTTATAAGTCAGACAAATAAACTTTCAATAAAATCATAATCTGGTAATGAACAGGGACTGAAGGCTGTGGACAGTAGCGTCAAAAAGGAGAGCGATCTCCCAGCTGCAGACCCGAACACACCCATTCCCCTTAAATATGAGGATGGAGGCGCTAATGGAACATCTGAGAAAAGCATCTCCCTTCTGCTGGAAAGAGGTCAGTCTACCTTTCATAATTCATCACTGTTTAAACAAAACAACATGatgcaaaataaaacaggaaatggaAATGCATCATGGCTAAAGGGTGACCTGTTTATGATGTTTTTTCCAGCAGGGTATGTACAGGTGGACCAGAAGCACCCAACTCGCTCGGGGATGATCCCTGGCTCCTGGCAGCACCGTATGAAGCTGCAGCTTTTTCTTAAAGCGTGCAAGGCGTACTACGTGCTGTCAGATGCAGCCACAAACCTGCTGAAGTACGGGCGAGCTCTACGCTACATCAAGCTTTCTCTGCAATGTTACGGTGAGTTTACGTGTGTAATTGTATGGATTTGCTTGTTTTATCCTTTTTTTGAATTGCAGTCTAAAGTACATTTAGCTTGTGATTAAATACCAACCTCATTTAAACATCCAGTATCGATACATACCGTATTTTCAcaaccataaggcgcacctaaaagtcttaaatcttctctaaaatgtacgccgcgccctatggtgcggtgcgcctattgtgttgttgtgagacgttaacgtagtagaagacaaggggcgtggtgtgaacgtgcggacgtgagcgaagacagacctgtggatctgccacatcgtcatcaagatcctcgctgtttgcctcagactccggctgcgagtctccatccacttcctctgcttccagttcaaaagcaGCCttgctatctgaactgcctggtggacatttatccttctcatcatcctttattaaagcctaataaaagcctactaaactgcagcaacaatatatctgtccagatcgctccaaaatatgaagtttaccatcaatatctgtctaactgtttgttgttactccgttcgtgcCACTCCTTTCctcgcgaagcggctcctttttgtgcacagctcgttactcgtgcagcttCCTCTctttctcagctacataatgatactttttatcaattggatatgtgagacttccaccaacagcaaaaggatctcatgtttttgtggtagggttgtcacggtatgaaaatttaacctcacggttattgtgaccaaaattatcacggttttcggtattatcgcggtattttttaaacggtgttgcatatgttcagaaagcattgatagtcctgttctacccaaactgaaatagttttgaaaaggtttaacagtgtttattaaacctaaaataacacaaagccttagcaaaagtgcaacttttcacaagtaaaggaacaaatagcttctttttctggaacatgttacagtagtcagtgcaggtttaaattatacaaatccaaacattcaaaacataaacaatatgaaaacaaatcaaagaaacaccacttgttttctcatatacttgttttcttcattatcaaaatgaaaatctaaaactccagtccacacttgacttgagcactgtacaagtcaaccttaaaaaatatgtatttaaaacaaatagccactttaaacaaattactaaaataactactacactatgtaatcaaatccaaatgttcaagtatgaatggcattgaataagtaaacaaatcaatgacaaggaactaattgtatatttctcttcatcatcaacaaataagatgcttcatccaacaacagggtgtccgtgacacggtgtaaatgctggcagaggacgctgcggctgcagtatatagtgactcgttgcattctccctcagccaaaagtcctcgcgtcatgcatttaagctaaaatgctaatgtcaacttaccttgcactggctgtagagacgtgggtgatggtcatgcagatgtgccattagattcgaagtgttgctgccttttgcagactcttgtttcctgcacgttctgcaaacgggatagccgtcttctattaactgtccctcagcatttttcagaaatcccaaatatgcccatacttccgattgagtcttctttgagggctgatggatgtcctgggcgctgccgtctcctccttcggccattatttcagcttcaaagttttggtgccgttgcaaactaaaaagtgcgtgtgcgcgccgcgggaacttcagctgaagcgacggtggctggtaagggtcatcgcgccaaaaccgcggccacggtaaacccaccgagataatatagttttttaaaaactggacggttatttttattgtcaacttttttaccggggtttaccgctataccggttaccgtgacaaccctattttgtggtttttttatgttcacaagcacattccctctcacggattactaaactgctgtttacaCAAGTTGTCAGAGTGTCTAAAAAGAGGtcgtttttagtttagtataactccgcttttacgttgcctattaacacaatttaaaaactggggtgtatttATTATCTCCTTTTTAAATCtggattgaaaccgaaactcagggaggcggagtcttgctgctacagcgtcccaaatcaggcctgttcaaaagacgcagaTACGCGTTCATGGACctcagagggttaataaaacacaattcagatcacactgttttcttaggcctattactaacacacatatgattttgttcatgtggaaagtttatgtggttaaatccaacaactaccggtaaacacattctgaacttcaacacagcgcatcagcgcttgaagcggcgctgcgacccaaaaagtaccggaACCGCtctcggcgcatgcgcaatcctgcatcaacaccgctcgccctccatttccctaataacacacgctgttcgtttatttttctacacatttttttactcacaaagattgtcaagaaagcgtgtttgtcgtgttcatgtcaaattaacctgatcacaaaacagatttactttctttatttcgttttcctcatccaacccccataaatccttgTGTGTCCTCCggcagcactcccggtgtacgcccggctttagttggagggagacccgcgattatcgctttgtcgcgcatgtctcattgaaaatgaatggaggagaggcgaagttgcctcccgtgtgtcgagcccattagaagagtaCGAGCCGTCAGcacacgcaatgaggaagtgcacgtgcgctctaaaccaggtctgaaccagggctagacagtaaagtgaagcatgcttttggctgtttataattttcacaatgtctggtttgcactgacatgttccgtcccgagcccgcacagatgttttaccggtatgtTTTACCGCGTTCGCGCCCTAAAATCCAATGTGCCTtatgtatgtgttaaataccaaaaagacacccgtaactgaagctgcgccctataacacggtgcaccctatggtcgtgaaaatacagtacttctccatctgctctcctttttgtttttgtcctcAGATGCTTATTGTTCCATTAGTGCAACGTTGCACTCACAAGTGCTGCAACTTCACAGCCAGTGCCTGTCGCTGTGTGGAGACATCCAGCTGATGTTGGCTCAGAATGTCAGCAACAGAGCTGCTTACCTGGAGGAATACAGCTATCAAACCAAAGAGGACCAGGAGATCCTGCACTGCCTGCACAGAGAGAGCAGCTGCCAGGGTCCGCCCCCATGTGCACTACCTTAGCCAAATCAGTTGCAGCACACACTTTCCAGAATGCTTAGAAAAGCACCAAGCTGTGTTTAATTAATGtttgtttcatttttctgcttgttAGCTTTCAATATGGCAACGGACCTGGCTATGGATCCTGAATACCAGCTGTTTGTTAGCTGCAAATGCTACGAAGCGGCACACGAACTTCTGATCTCAGAGGACTCAAAAGATCAACCCTCAGATCAGCTTTCTCAGGTCCTCAAGAGACTCGGAAACATCCGCAACGAGATGGGCGTTTACTATATGAATCAGGCTGCAGCCATGCAGACGGAGAAAGAGGGTTTGTTCTCAGACATCATCATTTGGAGACTTTTAGTTATTTTGAGGGGAAAATTCCTAAAAAGTGACACTTTTCTCTGTGTGCTGAATTGCTAGTGAGAAGTTCCgtgtctgcagcagagcaggagctGTGGAAGAAGAGTTTTGGCTTCTTTGAGAAAGGAATGAAGGACTTTGAGGCCATCGGAGACATCACCAACACGGCCTTACTGCTGTGTAACACAGGCCGGCTGATGAGGATCTGTGCTCAGGCCCACTGCGGAGCCTCTGCTGACGAGAGCAGAGGGGAGTTCTCACCGGAGGAGGCTCTGTACTACAATAAGGTTCAGATATCCTCTGTGGTTCTGCAGTTCTACTGATACCTGTTCTCACTTAGACTTTTTTCTTGAACTCCAGGCGATTGACTACTACTTGCGAGCTATGAAGTCTCTGTCCAGCAGAGAGAGTCACACAGCAGTGTGGGACAGTGTAAACTGGGAGTTGTCCACGACCTATTTCACTCTAGCTACACTTCTGCAGGACTACGCCCCACtgtccaggaaggctcaggagcagGTGAGACTCAATATCCTTCAGTCGGCCATCTTTTTTCAGCAATTATGTACATTTTACTAATGTGTGCATTGACTTTTAGAGCTGTGAGCTAAGCTAGTGTCTGTGTGTCTGCAGATTGAGCGGGAGGTGACGGAGGCCATGATGAAGTCTCTTAAATACTGCGACCTGCAGACAGAGTCTGCCCGTCAGCTGCTGTACCAGTACAGAGCCGCCACCATCCACCACCGCTTAGCCTCCATGTATCACAGCTGCTTTCGTAATCAGGTGAGACTCGTTTAAAATATCCTCTCATCAGAATTCCTTCCAGCTTATTAATGGCTTCCTCACTTTTTACTGTTGTGTGGCATGCCTTCAGTGAAAGATCTCTCGCAGGAACAAAATAGTAGAAAGGGGCGTCTGCTGTAGCTGTTGGCTGATGGATGTCTGTGGCTGTAATTGTGTGACAGGTGGGGGACGAGCACTTGAGGAAGCAACATCGCAGCCTGGCGGAGCTTCACTACGGCAAAGCTGTCTCTTTGTTCCTCAGCCTGAAAGATGCTCCCTGTGAGCTGCTCCGCACGCTGCTGGAGAGGGTGGCTCTAGCAGAGTTTACTATGGCAGGTGAGCAGCTATTCATCATGGAAGATGTCCTGGAAGTAAACGTTTTTGAGGCTTTTCGACGGGTTTTGGATTTGTGATGAGTTAGATTTTCAGTCATTTGTGGATCTTTGTTTTTAAAGGTCAGAGCAGCAGCGCCGCTAAACTGAAGAGCCTAATTGGGGCGGTAGAGATCATGACAGAGACTCGTCACCCCTTTCAGCTGATCTGTAATGAGCTGCTAGAAGAGCAGACAGAAGTTAGTCTCACACTTCCTGTGTTTACCAAAAACTGCATGTCCACATGCTGCATGATGGTTTCTTCTGTTCACAGCGGCAGTCGAGTGAAGCAGCTGCTCTCGAATCAGCAGATCGTCCTGATGCGTCCACTGGCTCCACATCTGGACTGGACCTCCAGGAAGTGATGAAGTTAACCTGCGTTTTTGAGCCAAGTTTCTCCTTCTTGTTGCTTCAAACCATCAAACTGATGACGACAATAAAACGAAAAGCTAGGTGGGTAACGGTCTGAAACGCTCTTGTTCTTTTTGTTCCCTGTACTGGCGTGTTCCCTTCTCACCACCTTCTTCGTGTTTTTTGCAGCAATAAGGATGAAGAGATGCTAAAAACCTACAAGAACGTTTATTCAAAGCTGCTGCGTGCCGAGAAAAACGCACCACTCCTCAGTCGGGTGGAGCTCTACATCGAGCTCCTGCAGCAACTGAccccacaaacaggaagtgacatcacgGGAACAAGCACAGCTTAAAAACCCACTTACGCTCCTGCTCTCCTGTAGACTTCATCTGAAAGACTTTTTTTATGTCTGGAAATGGCTTTTTAACATCAGATATTAATAAGCACAACCTCAGGAGGACACAGTTGCTATCCCTAAAATTCTGTTCAGCATTTATTAGAATCCATTTGGACTGTACATTTGTGTAAAGTTGTAGATTCATTATAATTTATATCATTTTCCAGGATTTGGCCAGATCCGAATGTCCGACTCTGGGATCGTCTCAATTTTCTACAAAAGAAAActagtcttaaaaatgtaaacagaAATTAATTTAACTACATCCCAGGAGATGACATCATGTTTCTCATCCTCAGCAATACAAAGAGAGGCATGCAACTAGGAAACCTGCATTTGCTTCAAGAAAACTGTGCAATAGATCTGCAACATTCAATGCAAATCCACCCTGCTGGTGTTTCAGAATGCTGTGTATAAACGTGGACTGGTTTGTATGCATGTTTGCTTTGAGaaataaaatcattttaaaattcttATAAATTCTGATGTTTTATTTTGATTAAAACCACAGATTTGTGTTTGCAGCTCCTCTGAGGTGATCACACCTCTGGATGGTAATCTTCATACAGAACAAATGTTTGAATATCTAGCAGCTGCTGTGACTTGGTGAATATTTAGCAGCTGCCCTTGATTTTTGCTGAAGAGAAGACATGTCTCCACATTAATGGCTGAACTGGGTGACCCCTCTGCCATTCAAGTGGACTCGCAGCAGATAGAGCTGCAGGCGTGTCCAAACGGTCCGATCACCTCATTAGTCaaacccatggacgtaattttcactgtaGAAGTGGGTGGGGGGGGacatgggtgggggtggggggatggtATCTTGACAGTATGTTCTaaggggaaacaggcttcaacacaaacagttgttttctgcttggtcctagagctcaaccagtgtcaatttaatataaagtaatattgtttttggatggtaaaaagtgccccccccccccccccccccccccaaaaaaaagtacGTCCATGGTCAAACCTGACCCTCTGCTGCAGGTGCGTTGGGCACAGCGAGAGCCGGCGTATTGACATGAACAGATTAAACGGCACGTGTGACTAAATGACTAACCTGtctttttagtaaaaaaaataaataaaaattgcaTCAGAACTAGTATTTATTTCATAGATTAGAGCACTCTGGATCTTTAACAATGAGATTAAAGTAGACAGCTGAGGGGCACAGACAGAAGGAAGTAAATCCTGGGATTAAGCGATACTTTAGCTATGCAAGTGGCACTGCTGTACAGtttagtgcaaaaaaaaaaaataaaaagacttc
This window contains:
- the edrf1 gene encoding erythroid differentiation-related factor 1 isoform X1, which translates into the protein MSSSTAGDGEPGMPWDTAREDIGGSSSTGDYSKHESAVCLGNGEVKSCAVVKYSAAPPPTTYALLQEKTDLKLPPANWLRENPQLGSAGTTVLGSSSKCKPFSSFGMAYDFIDCIGDDVDVVSDSENIKKLLKIPYSKSHVSMAVHRVGRTLLLDELDIQELLRRSSQTRDWTWLKEIYQRLIDQKWQRKKKSKENWYQKAILSKFLYYSINGDGAAEPVSHDIDKEDEENEAEEYSSTWPATFTSTMSDAEESDMPKQESVSVDSTFALGQVTSVPKEQNLPTLFNEGENSQGLRNDFVRNIMWTFEDIHMLVGSNMPIFGGGRYPAVSLRLRDSNKPINVLTGIDYWLDNLMCNVPELVMCFHVNGIVQKYEMIKTEDIPHLENSTFSTRVVKDIAQNILSFLKSNCTKEGHTYWLFKASGSDIVKLYDLTTLCEEAEEEKHQNPFTLPVAVLLYKVACNLMLKVRQNRKHYAKIRTLLLNCIKLLDEEKHPQIIASVYYMLSELFRLDEPPDEDGESLRAGGLEDSYSDEDREEEEGEEDDLTEDSDENGSYSNCSRPQDDSKAVAVIRSVVELSVPEKYKSTHQIRPSCAFPVSQDKEERCRHVLSYVLKGLKAVDSSVKKESDLPAADPNTPIPLKYEDGGANGTSEKSISLLLERAGYVQVDQKHPTRSGMIPGSWQHRMKLQLFLKACKAYYVLSDAATNLLKYGRALRYIKLSLQCYDAYCSISATLHSQVLQLHSQCLSLCGDIQLMLAQNVSNRAAYLEEYSYQTKEDQEILHCLHRESSCQAFNMATDLAMDPEYQLFVSCKCYEAAHELLISEDSKDQPSDQLSQVLKRLGNIRNEMGVYYMNQAAAMQTEKEVRSSVSAAEQELWKKSFGFFEKGMKDFEAIGDITNTALLLCNTGRLMRICAQAHCGASADESRGEFSPEEALYYNKAIDYYLRAMKSLSSRESHTAVWDSVNWELSTTYFTLATLLQDYAPLSRKAQEQIEREVTEAMMKSLKYCDLQTESARQLLYQYRAATIHHRLASMYHSCFRNQVGDEHLRKQHRSLAELHYGKAVSLFLSLKDAPCELLRTLLERVALAEFTMAGQSSSAAKLKSLIGAVEIMTETRHPFQLICNELLEEQTERQSSEAAALESADRPDASTGSTSGLDLQEVMKLTCVFEPSFSFLLLQTIKLMTTIKRKASNKDEEMLKTYKNVYSKLLRAEKNAPLLSRVELYIELLQQLTPQTGSDITGTSTA
- the edrf1 gene encoding erythroid differentiation-related factor 1 isoform X2, yielding MSSSTAGDGEPGMPWDTAREDIGGSSSTGDYSKHESAVCLGNGEVKSCAVVKYSAAPPPTTYALLQEKTDLKLPPANWLRENPQLGSAGTTVLGSSSKCKPFSSFGMAYDFIDCIGDDVDVVSDSENIKKLLKIPYSKSHVSMAVHRVGRTLLLDELDIQELLRRSSQTRDWTWLKEIYQRLIDQKWQRKKKSKENWYQKAILSKFLYYSINGDGAAEPVSHDIDKEDEENEAEEYSSTWPATFTSTMSDAEESDMPKQESVSVDSTFALGQVTSVPKEQNLPTLFNEGENSQGLRNDFVRNIMWTFEDIHMLVGSNMPIFGGGRYPAVSLRLRDSNKPINVLTGIDYWLDNLMCNVPELVMCFHVNGIVQKYEMIKTEDIPHLENSTFSTRVVKDIAQNILSFLKSNCTKEGHTYWLFKASGSDIVKLYDLTTLCEEAEEEKHQNPFTLPVAVLLYKVACNLMLKVRQNRKHYAKIRTLLLNCIKLLDEEKHPQIIASVYYMLSELFRLDEPPDEDGESLRAGGLEDSYSDEDREEEEGEEDDLTEDSDENGSYSNCSRPQDDSKAVAVIRSVVELSVPEKYKSTHQIRPSCAFPVSQDKEERCRHVLSYVLKGLKAVDSSVKKESDLPAADPNTPIPLKYEDGGANGTSEKSISLLLERGYVQVDQKHPTRSGMIPGSWQHRMKLQLFLKACKAYYVLSDAATNLLKYGRALRYIKLSLQCYDAYCSISATLHSQVLQLHSQCLSLCGDIQLMLAQNVSNRAAYLEEYSYQTKEDQEILHCLHRESSCQAFNMATDLAMDPEYQLFVSCKCYEAAHELLISEDSKDQPSDQLSQVLKRLGNIRNEMGVYYMNQAAAMQTEKEVRSSVSAAEQELWKKSFGFFEKGMKDFEAIGDITNTALLLCNTGRLMRICAQAHCGASADESRGEFSPEEALYYNKAIDYYLRAMKSLSSRESHTAVWDSVNWELSTTYFTLATLLQDYAPLSRKAQEQIEREVTEAMMKSLKYCDLQTESARQLLYQYRAATIHHRLASMYHSCFRNQVGDEHLRKQHRSLAELHYGKAVSLFLSLKDAPCELLRTLLERVALAEFTMAGQSSSAAKLKSLIGAVEIMTETRHPFQLICNELLEEQTERQSSEAAALESADRPDASTGSTSGLDLQEVMKLTCVFEPSFSFLLLQTIKLMTTIKRKASNKDEEMLKTYKNVYSKLLRAEKNAPLLSRVELYIELLQQLTPQTGSDITGTSTA